A DNA window from Pyrus communis chromosome 3, drPyrComm1.1, whole genome shotgun sequence contains the following coding sequences:
- the LOC137728616 gene encoding uncharacterized protein: protein MVWAGDDDWIDVSQLEPDAKMAHNPERHRLLGEIRSYSSSAASTPSFSTSTSSTGGDQVKIKMTKKELEELVKGGGNMQGLSSVEQLFARLGINGLDDHDQYYDDRDELDHHRPWRPVLQSIPEVN, encoded by the coding sequence ATGGTATGGGCCGGAGACGACGACTGGATTGATGTTTCTCAGCTTGAGCCTGATGCTAAAATGGCACACAACCCAGAAAGGCATAGGCTTCTTGGCGAGATAAGATCATATTCATCATCTGCAGCCTCAACACCTTCATTTTCTACTAGCACTAGTAGTACTGGAGGAGATCAAGTGAAGATCAAGATGACTAAGAAGGAGCTGGAGGAGTTGGTAAAAGGAGGAGGAAACATGCAGGGTCTGTCGTCTGTGGAACAGCTATTCGCTCGGCTCGGGATCAACGGCCTTGACGATCATGATCAGTACTATGATGATCGCGATGAGCTGGACCATCATCGGCCCTGGAGGCCTGTTCTCCAAAGTATTCCGGAGGTTAATTAG